Proteins encoded by one window of Scatophagus argus isolate fScaArg1 chromosome 4, fScaArg1.pri, whole genome shotgun sequence:
- the bag4 gene encoding BAG family molecular chaperone regulator 4, with product MDAPQYPGYPSHYWYPQSHSSGHYANTYPSGSDVQPQYNPQVMPGGYPNGHGVYSPAQNQYSTGGFHPSNPFYCADPQRPAPGPYPNQGCPAEQSSGPSGQPHSQHQHHHYPGPHCQGAPGYPAGPYPHYSESGHAMPPTPPYPTGQPLHPSPQADAWAHSGAYPPSQQQWQPGQQPPQNHYGNPVRPAHPPAWPGTGTGAPPPYQPKDQQHPRPPQVGPKPRPTPSPHPPSGKPVEISSPPQMYIKTGRGEPNPSQGEPPPSAPAQAPAQAPASASAPAPGHAGPQPLSNNPSLARVQEVMTRVLLLQEDVDEFVGKKTDKSYRCLEELLTKELLVLDSVETQGQENVRQARKEAVQKIQAILDQLEKKAF from the exons ATG GATGCTCCTCAGTATCCAGGCTACCCCTCGCACTACTGGTATCCCCAGTCTCATTCCTCAGGACACTATGCAAACACCTATCCCTCAGGATCAGATGTTCAGCCGCAGTACAATCCACAG GTAATGCCTGGAGGTTATCCAAACGGCCATGGTGTCTACAGCCCCGCGCAGAATCAGTATTCAACAGGTGGCTTCCACCCATCCAACCCTTTCTACTGTGCTGACCCTCAGAGACCGGCTCCAGGTCCTTATCCTAACCAGGGCTgtccagcagagcagagcagtgggCCATCTGGCCAGCCACACTCTCAGCACCAACATCATCACTATCCTGGTCCACACTGTCAGGGG GCTCCTGGATACCCTGCTGGACCATACCCTCACTACAGTGAAAGTGGCCATGCAATGCCTCCAACCCCCCCATACCCCACTGGCCAGCCTCTCCACCCAAGCCCCCAGGCAGACGCGTGGGCGCACTCTGGGGCGTATCCCCCCtctcagcagcagtggcagccgGGCCAGCAGCCTCCACAAAACCACTATGGGAATCCTGTCCGTCCAGCGCACCCTCCAGCGTGGCCAGGGACTGGAACTGGTGCTCCACCACCTTACCAACCCAAG GACCAACAGCACCCACGTCCGCCACAAGTTGGACCTAAACCGAGGCCAACCCCATCCCCGCATCCCCCCAGTGGAAAACCAGTCGAAATAAGTTCTCCTCCACAAATGTACATCAAAACCGGGAGAGGTGAGCCTAATCCTTCACAGGGTGAGCCCCCACCCTCGGCCCCGGCCCAAGCTCCAGCCCAAGCtccagcttcagcttcagctccagctccaggCCATGCTGGTCCTCAGCCCCTGAGCAATAACCCCAGCCTTGCAAGGGTCCAAGAGGTCATGACCAGAGTGCTGCTGCTTCAGGAAGATGTTGATGAGTTTGTGggcaaaaagacagacaagagtTATCGATGTTTGGAGGAACTGTTGACCAAAGAGCTGTTGGTGCTGGACTCTGTGGAGACACAGGGACAGGAGAACGTCCGGCAAGCCCGAAAGGAGGCCGTACAGAAGATCCAGGCCATTCTGGACCAGCTGGAGAAGAAAGCCTTCTGA
- the LOC124058044 gene encoding serpin A3-5-like: protein MMKAALGIWILSAVICVGRGHHHAGHASVEDHAGQETAADSSHNSVSLVTAANKEFAFRLYRKLAAHADSQGKNIFFSPVSVSVALAALSVGAREETHRQLFSGLGFNNTLLTQSDVDQVFKILLQRESKASNEDLSEGTAVFVDNRFKPRPEFLETLKQSYFAEGFNVDFTKTTDSANTINKYVEEKTNGKIDKLVDNLDPSTVMYLISYIYYKGKWATPFDPKLTKEDMFRVDGNTKVPVQMMNMEERVDTYYDQAINTTVLHLPFNNSYSMLLMLPDDMATLENTICPGHVTRWLKSLLSRKRDVYLPKFSIKTSYTLDSVLTEMGMTDMFGDRADLSGIAEGQKLTVSEVVHQAALDVDEAGATAAAATGIGIMLTSVMHIPIMRFDRPFMVVVTERSTENILFMGKIVNPNI from the exons ATGATGAAGGCAGCCCTGGGTATCTGGATCCTATCGGCAGTGATCTGCGTAGGAAGAGGTCATCACCATGCCGGTCATGCCAGCGTCGAAGATCATGCAGGCCAAGAAactgcagctgacagcagccaCAACAGCGTCTCATTGGTGACTGCAGCAAACAAAGAGTTTGCCTTCCGTCTGTACAGGAAGTTAGCAGCTCATGCCGACTCACAAGGCAAGAACATCTTCTTCTCCCCTGTTAGTGTGTCTGTTGCCTTGGCTGCTTTGTCCGTAGGAGCACGAGAGGAGACCCACCGGCAGCTTTTCAGTGGTCTGGGTTTCAACAACACCCTGCTGACCCAGTCAGATGTAGATCAGGTGTTTAAGATCCTCCTCCAAAGGGAAAGCAAGGCATCTAATGAAGACCTCAGTGAGGGGACGGCTGTATTTGTGGACAACCGCTTCAAGCCACGACCTGAGTTCCTGGAGACCTTGAAGCAGTCCTACTTTGCAGAGGGGTTCAATGTTGACTTCACCAAAACCACAGACAGTGCCAATACCATCAATAAGTACGTGGAGGAGAAGACCAATGGAAAGATAGACAAGCTGGTCGACAACCTGGATCCAAGCACAGTCATGTATCTCATCAGCTACATCTACTACAAAG gaaagtggGCAACTCCATTTGACCCAAAGCTCACTAAGGAGGACATGTTCAGGGTGGATGGCAACACAAAG GTTCCAGTCCAGATGATGAATATGGAGGAGCGTGTTGATACGTATTATGATCAGGCAATTAACACAACGGTCCTCCACCTGCCCTTCAACAACTCCTACTCCATGCTGCTGATGTTGCCCGATGATATGGCAACACTGGAGAACACCATCTGCCCAGGTCATGTCACCAGATGGTTGAAGTCTTTGCTGTCCAG AAAACGTGACGTATATCTTCCAAAGTTCTCCATCAAGACTTCCTACACCCTGGACAGTGTGTTGACTGAAATGGGAATGACAGACATGTTTGGTGATCGTGCAGATTTGAGTGGCATTGCAGAGGGGCAAAAACTGACAGTCTCAGAG GTTGTGCACCAAGCTGCCCTGGATGTCGATGAAGCCGGAGCCACCGCTGCAGCTGCTACAGGGATCGGCATCATGCTTACGTCCGTAATGCATATCCCTATCATGAGGTTCGATCGTCCCTTTATGGTTGTCGTCACTGAACGCAGCACAGAAAACATCCTCTTTATGGGAAAGATTGTCAACCCAAACATCTGA
- the LOC124058040 gene encoding hibernation-specific plasma protein HP-55-like: protein MMKAALGIWILSAVICVGRGHHHAGHASVEDHAGQETAADSSHNSVSLVTAANKEFAFRLYRKLAAHADSQGKNIFFSPVSVSVALAALSVGAREETHRQLFSGLGFNNTLLTQSDVDQVFKILLQRANKTSNEDLSEGTAVFVDNRFKPRPEFLETLKQSYFAEGFNVDFTKTTDSANTINKYVEEKTNGKIDKLVDNLDPSTVMYLISYIYFKGKWATPFDPKLTKEDMFRVDGNTKVPVQMMNMEERVDTYYDQAINTTVLHLPFNNSYSMLLMLPDDMATLENTICPGHVTKWLKWMKSRTYDIFVPKFSIKTSYTLDSVLTEMGMTDMFGDRADLSGIAEGQKLTVSEVVHQAALDVDEAGATAAAATGIGITLLSFRHIPIMRFDRPFMVIVTEHNTKDILFMGKIVNPNI from the exons ATGATGAAGGCAGCCCTGGGTATCTGGATCCTATCGGCAGTGATCTGCGTAGGAAGAGGTCATCACCATGCCGGTCATGCCAGCGTCGAAGATCATGCAGGCCAAGAAactgcagctgacagcagccaCAACAGCGTCTCACTGGTGACTGCAGCAAACAAAGAGTTTGCCTTCCGTCTGTACAGGAAGTTAGCAGCTCATGCCGACTCACAAGGCAAGAACATCTTCTTCTCCCCTGTTAGTGTGTCTGTTGCCTTGGCTGCTTTGTCCGTAGGAGCACGAGAGGAGACCCACCGGCAGCTTTTCAGTGGTCTGGGTTTCAACAACACCCTACTGACCCAGTCAGATGTAGATCAGGTGTTTAAGATCCTCCTCCAAAGGGCAAACAAGACATCTAATGAAGACCTCAGTGAGGGGACGGCTGTATTTGTGGACAACCGCTTCAAGCCACGACCTGAGTTCCTGGAGACCTTGAAGCAGTCCTACTTTGCAGAGGGGTTCAATGTTGACTTCACCAAAACCACAGACAGTGCCAATACCATCAATAAGTACGTGGAGGAGAAGACCAATGGAAAGATAGACAAGCTGGTCGACAACCTGGATCCAAGCACAGTCATGTATCTCATCAGCTACATCTACTTCAAAG gaaagtggGCAACTCCATTTGACCCAAAGCTCACTAAGGAGGACATGTTCAGGGTGGATGGCAACACAAAG GTTCCAGTCCAGATGATGAATATGGAGGAGCGTGTTGATACGTATTATGATCAGGCAATTAACACAACGGTCCTCCACCTGCCCTTCAACAACTCCTACTCCATGCTGCTGATGTTGCCCGATGATATGGCAACACTGGAGAACACCATCTGCCCAGGTCATGTCACCAAATGGTTGAAGTGGATGAAGTCCAG GACATACGATATATTTGTTCCAAAGTTCTCCATCAAGACTTCCTACACCCTGGACAGTGTGTTGACTGAAATGGGAATGACAGACATGTTTGGTGATCGTGCAGATTTGAGTGGCATTGCAGAGGGGCAAAAACTGACAGTCTCAGAG GTTGTGCACCAAGCTGCCCTGGATGTCGATGAAGCCGGAGCCACCGCTGCAGCTGCTACAGGGATCGGGATCACACTTTTGTCCTTCCGCCACATCCCTATCATGAGGTTCGATCGTCCCTTTATGGTCATCgtcactgaacacaacacaaaagacatCCTCTTTATGGGAAAGATTGTCAACCCAAACATCTGA
- the LOC124058043 gene encoding dual specificity protein phosphatase 26-like, producing MSYTSKLPASWKDEPPRRKVEIDLSSPGLAVFELERLLFTGKAIISHADEVWPRLYVGDQHSAENQADLSMHGVTHILNAAHSKRRGQPAIYENMKITYMGIEAHDSCGFDMSVNFQAAADFIHRALSRGGKVLVHCHVGVSRSATLVLAYLMLKQNLTLVEAICAVKENRGVIPNRGFLRQLIKLDGQLFGAH from the exons atgtcCTATACATCCAAACTTCCTGCGTCCTGGAAGGATGAACCTCCTCGTCGGAAAGTGGAAATTGACCTGAGTTCACCTGGTTTAGCAGTGTTTGAGTTGGAAAGACTCTTGTTCACTGGCAAAGCCATCATCAGTCATGCAGATGAAGTCTGGCCAAGGCTTTACGTTGGTGACCA ACACAGTGCAGAGAACCAGGCCGATCTGTCCATGCATGGAGTCACTCACATCCTGAATGCAGCTCACAGCAAGCGCAGAGGACAGCCAGCGATCTATGAGAACATGAAGATCACCTACATGGGCATAGAGGCTCATGACTCCTGTGGGTTTGACATGAGCGTCAACTTCCAGGCGGCAGCAGACTTTATCCACAGGGCTCTCAGCAGAGGAG GCAAGGTGTTGGTGCACTGTCATGTAGGAGTGAGCCGTTCTGCCACCCTGGTCCTGGCGTACCTGATGCTGAAGCAGAACCTGACCCTTGTGGAGGCTATTTGTGCCGTGAAAGAGAACCGAGGTGTTATCCCCAATCGAGGTTTCCTCCGACAGCTCATCAAACTGGATGGCCAGCTCTTTGGCGCTCACTGA
- the LOC124058041 gene encoding alpha-1-antitrypsin-like protein CM55-MS, producing the protein MMKAALGIWILWAVICTGRGHYYFGYARVNDHAGQESAADSSHNSVSLVTAANKEFAFRLYRKLAAHADSQGKNIFFSPVSVSVALAALSVGAREETHRQLFSGLGFNNTLLTQSDVDQVFKILLQRANKTSNEDLSEGTAVFVDNRFKPRPEFLETLKQSYFAEGFNFDFTKTTDSANTINKYVEEKTNGKIDKLVDSLDPSTVMYLISYIYFKGKWATPFDPRLTWPDIFMVDDYTKVPVQMMNMEKRFYAYYDPMIQTSVLHLPLDSCYSMLLMLPNNMATLENVISPDFVSKWLRLMECRTIYVSLPKFSIKTLYSLKDVLTEMGMTDMFGDRADLSGIAEGQNLAVSEVVHQAALDVDEVGVTAAAATGIGIMVTSSFYTPILQFNHPFMVIITESNTKNILFMGKIINPNV; encoded by the exons ATGATGAAGGCAGCCCTGGGTATCTGGATCCTGTGGGCGGTGATCTGCACCGGGAGAGGCCATTACTATTTTGGTTATGCCAGAGTGAATGATCATGCAGGCCAAGAAagtgcagctgacagcagccaCAACAGCGTCTCATTGGTGACTGCAGCAAACAAAGAGTTTGCCTTCCGTCTGTACAGGAAGTTAGCAGCTCATGCCGACTCACAAGGCAAGAACATCTTCTTCTCCCCTGTTAGTGTGTCTGTTGCCTTGGCTGCTTTGTCCGTAGGAGCACGAGAGGAGACCCACCGGCAGCTTTTCAGTGGTCTGGGTTTCAACAACACCCTACTGACCCAGTCAGATGTAGATCAGGTGTTTAAGATCCTCCTCCAAAGGGCAAACAAGACATCTAATGAAGACCTCAGTGAGGGGACGGCTGTATTTGTGGACAACCGCTTCAAGCCACGACCTGAGTTCCTGGAGACCTTGAAGCAGTCCTACTTTGCAGAGGGGTTCAATTTTGACTTCACCAAAACCACAGACAGTGCCAATACCATCAATAAGTACGTGGAGGAGAAGACCAATGGAAAGATAGACAAGCTGGTCGACAGCCTGGATCCAAGCACAGTCATGTATCTCATCAGCTACATCTACTTCAAAG gaaagtggGCAACTCCATTTGATCCGAGGCTCACCTGGCCGGACATATTCATGGTGGATGATTACACCAAG GTTCCAGTCCAGATGATGAATATGGAGAAGCGCTTTTATGCCTATTATGACCCTATGATTCAGACATCAGTCCTCCACCTGCCCTTGGACAGCTGCTACTCCATGCTTCTGATGTTGCCCAACAATATGGCAACACTGGAGAATGTCATTAGCCCAGATTTTGTCAGCAAATGGTTGAGGTTAATGGAGTGCAG AACAATTTACGTTTCTCTTCCAAAATTCTCCATCAAGACTTTGTACTCACTGAAGGATGTGTTGACTGAAATGGGAATGACAGACATGTTTGGTGATCGTGCAGATTTGAGTGGCATTGCAGAGGGGCAAAACCTGGCCGTCTCAGAG GTTGTGCACCAAGCTGCCCTGGATGTCGATGAGGTTGgagtcactgctgcagctgctacaggGATCGGCATCATGGTTACATCTTCCTTCTACACCCCTATTTTGCAGTTCAATCATCCCTTTATGGTCATCATCactgaaagcaacacaaaaaacatcCTCTTCATGGGAAAGATCATCAACCCAAACGTCTGA